The proteins below come from a single Jaculus jaculus isolate mJacJac1 chromosome 12, mJacJac1.mat.Y.cur, whole genome shotgun sequence genomic window:
- the LOC123453547 gene encoding cell surface glycoprotein 1-like has translation MRTLSEAARGAASWNRRRSSGCGPRRGARVWRRPGAAGPRRCEDAAAAGLPGAPCGEAGVPAPRAGRPWARTPAEVPLGPLPALRGGRSWDDPREEEEKPGDTGQVPNTERSKTPKYLQAYEPVGQFHQAAREGSVDTVRRLLRSGIVSVNDTDRRNRTALHYACAYGHREVVHLLLTYQRTVNIFDKEHCTPLIKASQREFPSCVDTLLGHGADPNEADMYGNIALHYAVLNDDLELAFLLLAYDANIEAKTKEGFTPYLLALQENKDLVAEFLEDMGADIHAEELLDRNHRKIHHRTMCKHTARPPEAARSTSPSFSRRATNRRAPYAPETKKRDKKDDDFNAQVERMEKESARKVLKGSEKLHCRPAATASAAADPAAAGSGTTAPASTAAADDTDPPAPVPPASPDPLPTPASTTPDGNPFDSPAPSAHDTLDGPHTPDAPETPDGPDTLDVPDTPNGSETPDGPDTLDVPDTPNGSETPDGPDIPHDPDAPDVPDTPDVAGTPDDLDTPNGPETPDGPGTPDEPETPYDPNNTWDVPDTPDDPDIPDGPETPDGPDTLHDPETPDEPDTPDDVPNTLDVPDTPDDPGIPDGPETPDGFDTPHDPDDPDGADTADDPDTPDGPETPHGPNTPDGSDTPDEPETPDGPSTLDDPDTSDGPETPYGPNTGDVPDTADDPHTPDGPETPYDEPETPYGPYTLDGPATLDDHDTPDGPDTPDVPDTPDGRDALNCPNTLDGPKTLDDPDNSADPSTPAPHSSPMYLHLLFLFLLLLLFLLPLLFRLPLLFLLFLVMLFPDPPHAPHASSAPHTPDGPDTSEGSDTPDGLDTPDGSNIPDGPETPDFFQYF, from the exons ATGCGCACACTCTCCGAGGCGGCCAGAGGAGCGGCTTCGTGGAACAGGCGACGGTCCTCAGGCTGCGGCCCACGGCGCGGAGCCCGGGTCTGGAGGAGGCCGGGAGCCGCGGGGCCGAGGCGCTGCGAGGATGCTGCGGCCGCCGGGCTGCCCGGGGCTCCGTGCGGCGAGGCCGGCGTCCCCGCACCGCGGGCCGGGAGACCCTGGGCTCGGACCCCCGCCGAGGTGCCGTTAGGGCCCCTCCCTGCCCTGCGGGGTGGCCGCTCCTGGGACGACccccgggaggaggaggagaagcctgGGGACACCGGCCAG GTGCCTAACACTGAGAGGAGCAAAACCCCGAAGTACCTCCAGGCCTACGAGCCTGTTGGGCAGTTCCACCAAGCCGCCAGGGAAGGCTCAGTAGACACAGTGCGGCGTCTGCTCAGGAGCGGAATAGTCAGTGTGAATGACACAGACAGAAGGAACAG AACTGCTCTTCATTATGCTTGTGCCTACGGCCACAGGGAAGTGGTGCATCTGTTACTCACCTATCAGCGCACCGTCAACATATTTGACAAGGAGCACTGCACTCCACTGATTAAG GCTAGCCAGCGGGAGTTTCCATCGTGTGTCGATACCTTACTAGGCCATGGAGCAGATCCTAATGAGGCAGACATGTACGGGAACATCGCCCTCCATTACGCAGTTCTTAATGATGACTTAGAACTGGCATTTCTACTGCTTGCATACGATGCAAATATCGAGGCAAAAACAAAG GAAGGCTTCACGCCATACCTCCTTGCTCTACAGGAAAACAAAGATCTTGTAGCAGAATTTTTGGAAGACATGGGTGCAGATATACATGCGGAGGAGCTGCTGGATAG aaaCCACCGTAAGATACACCACAGGACGATGTGTAAGCATACAGCACGACCTCCAG aagCAGCTCGCAGTACTTCTCCCAGCTTCTCTCGCAG GGCGACCAACAGACGCGCTCCTTATGCTCCTGAAACTAAAAAGAGAGACAAGAAAGATGATGATTTTAATGCCCAG GTTGAAAGAATGGAGAAGGAAAGTGCACGGAAGGTACTGAAAGGCTCAGAGAAGTTACATTGTAGACCTGCAGctactgcttctgctgctgccgaCCCTGCTGCCGCTGGTTCTGGTACCACAGCTCCTgcctctactgctgctgctgatgacACGGATCCTCCTGCTCCTgtccctcctgcttctcctgATCCacttcctactcctgcctccactACTCCTGATGGTAATCCATTTGATTCTCCTGCTCCTTCTGCTCATGATACTCTGGATGGTCCTCATACTCCGGATGCTCCTGAAACTCCAGATGGTCCCGATACTCTGGATGTTCCTGATACCCCAAATGGATCTGAAACTCCAGATGGTCCCGATACTCTGGATGTTCCTGATACTCCAAATGGATCTGAAACTCCAGACGGTCCCGatattcctcatgatcctgatgCTCCAGATGTACCTGACACTCCAGATGTTGCTGGTACTCCGGATGATCTTGATACTCCAAATGGACCTGAAACTCCGGATGGTCCCGGTACTCCAGATGAACCTGAAACTCCATATGATCCCAATAATACATGGGATGTTCCGGATACTCCAGATGATCCTGATATTCCAGATGGACCTGAAACTCCAGATGGTCCTGATACTCTGCATGATCCTGAAACTCCAGATGAACCTGATACTCCAGATG ATGTTCCCAATACTCTGGATGTTCCTGATACTCCAGATGATCCTGGTATTCCAGATGGACCTGAAACTCCAGATGGTTTCGATACTCCGCATGATCCTGATGATCCAGATGGTGCTGATACTGCAGATGATCCTGATACTCCAGATGGACCTGAAACTCCACATGGTCCCAATACTCCGGATGGTTCTGATACTCCAGATGAACCTGAAACTCCAGATGGTCCCAGTACTCTGGATGATCCTGATACTTCAGATGGACCTGAAACTCCATATGGTCCCAATACTGGGGATGTTCCTGATACTGCAGATGATCCTCATACTCCAGATGGACCTGAAACTCCATATG ATGAACCAGAAACTCCATATGGTCCCTATACTCTGGATGGTCCTGCTACTCTGGATGATCATGATACTCCAGATGGACCTGATACTCCAGATGTTCCCGATACTCCAGATGGTCGTGATGCTCTGAATTGTCCCAATACTCTGGATGGTCCCAAAACTCTGGATGATCCTGATAATTCCGCTGATCCTTCTACTCCTGCTCCTCATTCTTCTCCTATGTATCTgcaccttctcttcctcttcctcttgcttCTCCTGTTCCTCCTGCCCCTGCTATTCCGCCTGCCCCTGCTGTTCCTGCTCTTCCTGGTGATGCTGTTTCCTGACCCTCCTCATGCTCCCCATGCCTCTTCTGCGCCTCATACACCTGATGGTCCAGATACTTCCGAGGGCTCAGATACTCCTGATGGTCTGGATACTCCCGATGGTTCCAATATTCCTGATGGTCCTGAAACTCCTGATTTTTTCCAATACTTCTGA